In the Mesorhizobium australicum genome, GTGAGGCATGTCGTGCGTGGGATCGACCACCATGTCTGCGCCGCGAGCCACCGGATATTCATCGCAGTCGCCCGAGCTGCCTGACGGTCGATCGACAGTTACGGTCGCGGGCGTCCCTTCATCTGAAACCCCACGATCGCGGCGATCGTCGCGTGCGGTTTTCTGACTTCGCGCCTCATCGGCTCGTGCCGGCGTTCACGGTCACCCGGATCCTCACTCCCACCAACCACAGGAGTTTCGCGATGACCACTCTCGAAACCCGTCGTTTCGTCGTCATCTCCACCGCCCATGTGTCGGAGGCCACGGCAAAGCGGCTCGACAGCATTCCGCCCAAACATTGGCCCTGCCTCGGCGGCCCGTACGGGGAATACGGCTGGTTTCTCTACGCCCATGACGAAAACGCCGGCGTCGGGCCCGACGCCATACCCGACGAACTCTTCAACGTCATGATTTGGGCCCGCCGGCAAGGCTTCGATTGCATCCTCTTCGACTGTGACGCCGACCAGGTTGCCGAGTTGCCTACGTTCGACTGGTGACGTCAGCGCCGTCTGACCGATTTGATCCGCCCCTTCGTGCCGGCCGCGAAAGGCAGAGCGGGGCCGGTTGCGGGTGTCCTCAGGCGGATTGGAGCCGAGCGCTGGATGCTGCGGCGACATCGCCACGCAAGCTCGGTCTCGACTGACCGCTGACACCCGCCCGGTCGGCTCGCCGGCCCCCAAACCACGACATCAGCATGCCGTCACCGCTCCGCGGTCCACGCCGCGCAATGCCGGCCTGCGTCCAGGAGAAACCGCCATGACCTCACATCCTCCCTTCAGGAAGGTGCTCGAAGCCGTCGCCACGCGCGAGCAGATGTTCCAACTGTTCAACCACCATAAGGGCAACCCGACTTTCGATCCGCTTTCTGGCACGCCATACGCTTGCGAGTGGTTTGAGATCGGCGCGCCGGAGTACCATTTCATGCTTGGTCTGCTGCCACCGCTTTTTCAACGCACCGGCATGTTCGGGATTTCCGAATACAAGGCCGGCAACGTGACCAGCGTGTTTTTCGCGATCAGGATTCGCGCCCGCGAACGCTGGTTCCACGGCTTCTGTGACCTTGGCGACAAGCGCACCCCCGACATGATGCGGGCAGCCATCATCGCCCATGAGACCGGGGCGGTCGACAGCATGACGCGCGAGGAAAAGCTCGAGGCAATCTGGAACGCGACGCATTCGGACTCCAGGGGGATCGCCGGAGAGACCAATCCCGATGCCTGGCCGCAAGAGCATCACGGCAAGCGCACCATCCTTGTCTACGCCGTAGGGCAGGGCACCACCCTCAGGCTCTTGGAGGATTTGTCCGACGAAGAGATCGACAGCCGCATGCCCGCAGTCCGCGCACGACGCGCAAGGAAAGAAGGGGGCAACGATGCGGAGCCATCGTAAGCAGCCGTCACGACCGGCCGAGCACACCTGGGAGGCCCATTCGACCTATACCGCGGAACTTGGCGTTCCCGATCGCCGCCGATACCGGCGCACAGCGTCCGGTACGCCGACTGTTGCCGATCTCGTTCGGCTCGGCGACACGGTCTCCACCTCGTACAGCACGGGCGGTGTCGTGATCAAAGTGGACGAACATTTTTATGCAGCGCCGACTGGTGAAACACTGTCGCATTTCACCATCGTCTATGTACCGGTCGACCGGGCAACAACATATCGCGATACCGACCACCACTGGATCAACGAGTGCGTCGCCGTCGACGGCCGCATCCTGATGCTGTTCGAGGCCAATTCGGACGAAGTCTTCGTCGTCGGTCGCGCGCGACCGGCCAATCCCCAACCTTCCAGGACCATCCTGATCAGATAGGCGCAAGCCGCCGATCAGATCCCTATGCGTTATCGCAAAGCGCAACGAGAAGTCGACGATATCCCACATTGAAGGAGGCACCCATGACAGCACCAGGCCGTATGCGAGAGGTCGCGCAGAACATCGATGCCTTTGGACAGCACCTGTTCCAAATATTCGGCCAGGGAACCGCGCCTGGCTTCACCTACACGATCGGCAATGCCGACCGTGGCCTGCCCGAGCTTCTGTTGATCGGCGACTTCCCGTCGCGCATCGCCGCTGGCTTGCTCAACGAGCTTGGCGCCAAGATGCGCGAAGACGGCAAGCCGCTCGCAACCGGCCTGATCGATATAGGATGGTCCATTCCCGTCAAGATCCGCCGAACCGGACCACTAGCCCGAACGCGCTATACCATCCAGGTCAATCGATATCTCGGCCACGACTGCTACAGCGTGCTGCAGGTCATGGTCTGCGACGAAAACGGCCGCTACCCGGGCGATCCCGGTTGCGATCACCGCTACGACGTCGATCGGCCCTAGTCACTCTCGCTGCTGCCAGCCATCACGGCTGCCAATCCGTTCACACACTCATCACAATGCACCGTTTGCGGATGCGTCGGTGATCGCGAGCGTGTGCCCGAATCCAACCACGCAAGGAAACCACCATGGCCAAAAAGGTCCCCATTGCTGCCGTCGTCATCGACGAAAAGGCTTACACTCCCGAAACCTGTCCGTCGAAGCACTGGAACCGCAGCGACGATATAAGCGCTGACTGCGCCGCCGATCTCAATTCCGGCACGGACACACGGCCGGATAGCACGACAAAGAAGACCACGTTTCGCGATCATCTATCGCCGACAATGCAAACCGAACTGGCCTTCGAATATTACGAGGTGCGGCCTTGCATCGAACGCGATCGGCACATCGCCTCCTATGCCGATGAACAGGACTATGCCGCCGATCTGAAGACCGCACAGGCGTCCGGCAAGGAGTTTCGAACCTTCTGGTCGCTCTACGGGATCGACGCCGGCGCCCATACCGCCATCGGCGATTTCGTCTCAAAAGACGCCGCGCACGAAGTCATGAACGCGATCCTGGCTGTCCCCGCTACTGCCCGGAACGCCATCCATGCCGAAACCGCAGCGAAACCGCGCAGCGGCGCCGATGGTGAGGAGGGGGCACGAGCCGCGGCCGACTGGCTCGACGACATGATCAACCAATCCTCGACCGGTCAGCGGATCTGACCATCCAGCTGAACCTTCAGTTCGTCGAACTGTCGCTCGATGCCCGGCCTCGCCGGGCTTTCGCATTTTTGGGCCCGCGCAATCGGCCCTTCAACCAGGGAGAACACCCCATGTCACGCCTGAACGATCCCGAGAATTTCCGCGGCCGCGTCAACTATGCGGCCAAGGTCATCGCCTATGGGCACCGTCCAACCCGCGCCTTCGACAATTGCTTCGAAAACTATGACGGCGATGAGGTCGCAACCGCGATCCTGAGGCGGTCCCGCAAGAATGCCCGGCTTGCGGCCAATCTCCAGCGCTATCTAAGCCTCGCTTCCATCGAAGCCGCCGCCGAGCGGCTGGCCGATGTCCCGACGCGCAAGCTTCCGAACGTCGCCCGCCAAACCCGCGCTCGCCGCAAGGCCGAGTTCGATGCCTGTTTCGAGCAACAGCGGAAGGCCGATAACCATGGCTCACGGGACACGGCGACCGACAATCCAGGGAGCACGTCATGACCTACGATGCCGGTCCCACCGTCACCTTCCACCGAACCGACGAGGGTCACCTTGCGGCCCGCCTCGAAGAGTATGCCATGATCGCCTTTCCTGCTTCGGATGACCTCATTTGTTTCTGTCGGCCCTACGCCTTCCCGCGCGATCAGGCCATCACCCTGCGTGTCGTCACGGAGACGTGGCCGGGTTTCCAGGCAGAGCATGCGCGACTCCTGCTGGCCAAGTCACTTCCCTACCAAGTCGATGGCGAGACACTGATCTTCGCCGTGCCCGACAGCTTCGCGTCGACGGCGGCGTCAACCGAACAGGAGGCCGAGCGGTGACCGAGTACATCGTAAAATTGCGCTTCTGGCTGCGGTGCTGGGACAGCATGGACATCGAAGCCGAGAACGACGAGGAGGCGGTCCGCATCGCCTGTGATACTGCCCGCGAAATGATGCAGCTTGTGTCGTTCCCGGAGTCGATCGAAACCGACGAGCGCCGTGAAGGTCTGGCCTCCTACATCGACCGGATCGATGCCGAGGTGCGCAGCGAGATTGCCGAGGCGATCGAGTTCCAGGGCGCACGCCGGCTATTCCCCGAAAAAGACGACCTGATCGTCCGTCTCGCGCGACTGCGCACCGGCGATCTCGCCAGCGAAGCGCAACTGCGCGCGTTCCTCGATGACATCGTCGCTCAGGCCCGCCGCATCAAACCCGACGCGCCGCCGCCGCCCGATCCGGCCGGCTGAGCAGCTTCATTCCACATCAACCGACGCAGACTTGCGCTTCCGGACCGTCCGGAGCGCGCGGCTTCGCCGTTTTCGGAGGACAGCATGCCCTTCTACCGTGGCAATCCCGCCGGCGGCCGCTTCGTCGGGACCGTGCTCGACGATCGCGGCCAGCTTCACGGCCTCGATCCGCGCCTCGACATTCGCAACCATTCTCCGAGCGGCTTCGCCTGGGGCTATTCCGGTTCCGGCCCCGCCCAGCTCGCGCTCGCGATCCTGTGCGACGCGCTCGGCGACGACGAGCGCGCCGAGCTTCTCTATCAGCACTTCAAGGATGCCGTGATCGCACGGCTCGACCGCGACCGGCACTGGATTCTCGCGCGCCGGAGCGTGCTCGACATTGTTTCCCGGCTCGAGAACGACGTCGCCAGCTGATCCCCAGATTTCCGTTGGCGCAGAAGCATGCTCTGCCGCCAGAGGCAGAGCAGGGCCGGGAGGTGTGCGGCCCGGCCGGCGCAGAGAGTGTGCCGGAGGGCAGACACACTCTCTCGAAGGACATCTCCATGAACATTGTCACGACCACGTCGGCCGTCGCGCGGACGGCCGCTCCCCTTGCCGCGGCGGCATCCGACACCCTCGGTGCCGCCCAGGCGATCCACCAGGCGGCCATCCAGCTTCTGCCCTTCCTGGAACTGGGTAAGTCCGTCACCACCGCCGCACTGCGCGTTGCCATGACCGACAGCTTCGGCGGTACGGATGCGCAAGGTTTCTGGGTCTGGAAGGATGCCTATGAGGCGCTCGAAGCCGTCCAGATCCTGTTTCTGCGCCGCTACGGATCGGCGGTCCTGGCCCGGTCGACCTCGCCTGAGGCGACACTGGCGATGATGAAGCGCGTCGCCGATCTCGTTCCCACCCACACGCGGCGCTCTGACGAGAGCCAGGCCATGCAGCAGCTGTCGACGCCGCTGCCACTCGCCTTCGTCACCGCTCACGCCGCCGCGATCTCCGCGTCGGACCTTATTCTCGAACCTTCGGCCGGTACCGGCCTGCTCGCCGTCCATGCAGAGATCGCCCGGGCCTCGCTCGTGCTCAACGAACTCGCCGCCACGCGCGCCGATCTGCTCGGCCTGCTGTTCCCCCGCGTTCCTGTCTTTCGTCACGACGCCGCCCATATCGACGACCATCTCAACGCCGGCATCGAGCCCTCCGTGGTGCTGATGAACCCGCCCTTTACGGTCGGCGCTCATGTCGACGGCCATGTCGCAGACGCGGCATGGCGGCATCTATCGTCAGCCTTCGCACGCCTTCGCCCCGGCGGACGCATGGTCGCCATCACCGGCACCGGCCTTTCTCCCGAAAACCCTAAATGGCGGCCCGCCTTCGAGCGGCTGCAGCAGCAGGGCAGGGTGGTCTTCACCGCGGCGATCGACGGTCGCGTCTACGCCCGTCACGGCACCACCGCCGAAACCCGCCTCACCGTCATCGACAAGATTCCGGCGACGGACCCGTCGGGATTCGTCACGTCGCCCGGCAAGGCAGACGATGTCGAGACGCTGCTTTCCTGGGTCTCGGATCTGCCGCCCCGCACACCGGGCGGCTTTCCAGACTCGATCAGCGCCCTGTCGAACGGCGTGCTGCACAATGCCGCCATGCCGATGGCAGCCCGATCCGCGGGACGATCGGCACCGATCGCCGTCTCGCCAGCCACCCGGAAAGCCGTCAGCCCGGCCCGTCCGGTTGTCCGGGCGAAGCCCACCCGACCGCTGGTGCAAGACGCCACGCCTGCCGTTCCCTTAGCTTATGAACTGCGCGACTGGAGGCCGGAGGAGGGCGGCCGGCTCAGCGACACGATCTATGAGCCTTACGCGCTGCAGTCGATCGACATTCCGCGCGCCAAGCCGCATCCGACGCCGCTGGTCCAGTCGGCCGCCATGGCAGCGGTCGCGCCGCCAAAGCCAACCTACAGGCCACTTCTACCTGATGCGATCATCGACGAGGGCCTGCTCTCTGCCGCGCAGATCGAAAGCGTGATCTATGCCGGCGAGGCGCATGACGGCCATCTCGCCGGAGCCTGGACCGTCGACGAGACCTGCGACATCGTCTCCGCCGCGCCTGAAGGTGCCGAGAATGCGGTCCGCTTCCGCCGCGGATGGTTTCTGGGTGACGGCACCGGCTGCGGCAAGGGCAGGCAGGTCGCCGGGATCATCCTCGACAACTGGCTGCAAGGCCGTCGGCGCGCTATCTGGATCTCCAAGTCGGACAAGCTGCTGGAAGATGCCCAGCGCGATTGGGCCGCACTCGGCCAGGAACGCCTCCTCGTCCAGCCGCTCTCGCGCTATCGGCAGGGTACGCCGATCCGCCTTGCCGAAGGCATCCTCTTCACAACCTACGCGACGCTGCGCTCGCAGGAACGCGACGGCAAGAAATCCCGAATCGCCCAGATCATCGACTGGGTCGGAAAGGATTTCGATGGCGTCATCATCTTTGATGAAGCGCATGCCATGGCGAACGCCGCCGGCGGCAAGGGCGAGCGTGGCGATGTCGCGCCCTCGCAGCAGGGCAAGGCAGGCCTGCGCCTGCAGCACGCGCTACCCGACGCCCGCGTCGTCTATGCGTCGGCGACCGGCGCTACTGCGGTCGAGAATCTGGCCTATGCACAGCGTCTCGGCATCTGGGGCAGCGAGGATTTTCCCTTCGCCAACCGGGCCGAGTTCGTCGCGGCGATCGAGGATGGCGGCGTCGCCGCGATGGAAGTATTCGCCCGCGATTTGAAATCGCTCGGGCTCTACACGTCGCGATCGCTCTCCTATGACGGCGTCGAATACGACCTCCTCGAGCACGCGCTGACCGAGGAGCAGATCCGCATCTACAATGCCTATGCGGACGCCTTCCAGGTCATCCACAACAATTTGACCGCCGCGCTCGAGGCGGCCAACATCACCAGCGAAACCGGCACGCTGAACCGCAACGCGAAGGCGGCGGCACGCTCAGCGTTCGAGAGTACCAAGCAGCGCTTCTTCAGCCATCTCATCACCTCGATGATGACGCCGACGCTGATCGGTGCGATCGAGCAGGACCGCGCCGACGGTCACTCGTCGGTCGTGCAGATCGTCTCGACCGGCGAGGCTCTGATGGAACGGAGGCTGGCCGAGATTCCCACCGAGGAATGGTCGGACCTGCATGTCGACGTGACGCCGCGCGAGTACGTCGGAGGGTACTTGATGCACTCCTTCCCGACGCAGCTCTTCGAGGAATATTCGGACGCGGAAGGAAATATCTATTCGCGGCCCGTGCATGACGTAGACGGCAATCCCGTCCAGTGCCGCGAGGCGGTCCGTCGCCGCGACGAAATGATCGAGAGGATCGCCTCGCTGCCGCCTGTCGGCAGCGCGCTCGATCAGATCATCCATCATTTCGGCACCGATGTTGTCGCCGAGGTGACGGGCCGCTCACGCCGCATCGTCAAAAAGACCGGCCGCGACGGCATCGATCGGCTCGCCGTCGAAAACCGGCCGGGATCGGCAAACCTGGCCGAAACCCAAAGCTTCATGGATGACGACAAAAGCGTCCTGATCTTTTCCGATGCCGGCGGCACCGGCCGCTCGTATCACGCCGATCTTGGCGCCCGGAACCAGAGATTGCGCAAGCACTATCTGCTGGAGGCCGGCTGGCGCGCCGACAATGCCATCCAGGGGCTCGGTCGCACGCACCGCACCAACCAGGCGCAGCCACCTTTGTTTCGGCCGATGGCCGCCAATGTAAAGGCGGGCAAGCGCTTCCTGTCGACGATCGCGCGGCGGCTCGACACGCTCGGGGCAATCACACGCGGCCAGCGCCAGACCGGCGGGGCAGGCCTGTTCCGCGCCGAGGACAATCTCGAAAGCCCCTATGCCCGCGCGGCCCTGCGCCAATTCTATTTCCTGCTGCACCAGGGGAAGATCGACGGCTGCTCGCTGACCACCTTTGAGAACGCCACCGGCCTGTCACTCACCACGGACGAGGGCGGGTTGCGCGACGAGCTGCCGCCGATCACGACCTGGCTCAACCGCCTGCTGGCGCTGCGCATCGAAACCCAGAACCTGTTGTTCAAGGTGTTCGAGCAGCTGATGACGGCCAAGGTCGAAGGCGCCATCGCCGCCGGCATTTACGACAAGGGACTGGAGACGATTACGGCCGAGAGCATCACCGTCAACGATCGGCGCACCGTTTACACCCATCCGGTCTCAGGTGCGCAGTCGCATGTGCTAACGGTGACGCGCAAGGACCGCATCCGGCCGCTAGGCCTGGCCGACGCACTGGCGATCGCCCGCGCGGAGCCTCAATCGGTCCTGCTGGTCAACACACGGTCGAGCCGCGCGGCGATCCAACTGCCGACGGCCAGCCTCATGCTCGACGACGGCGCGATAGAACACCGCGTACGCCTGCTGCGGCCTACCGACGAGCTGCGCTTCGGCCTCGATGCCCTTGCCGAAACCCACTGGCAGCCGGCCGACCGAAAGCTGTTTGGCGAGTTGTGGCAGGCCGAGGTCGCCGCCGTTCCGGAGTTCACTACCAGCAGCTTCCACATTGTCAGCGGCCTTCTGCTACCGATCTGGCGGCGCCTGCCCGAGCATGATTGCCAAGTCTACCGGATCCAGACCGATGCCGGCGAACGCATCATCGGCCGTCACATCGCGTCGACGCTGGTCGCCACGCTGCTCCGCAATCTCGGCATCGATCATGTGCCGACGCTGGCGCCGGAGGAGGCATGGATCGGCTTGATTGATGGACGGATCAGCCTGCAGCTTGCCGACGGCCTGGTCCTGCGCCGCAGCCGTGTCATGAACGACTACCGCGTCGAGTTGATGGGCTTCACCGATGCGATGATCCCGCGGCTGAAGGCGCTCGGCCTGATCTCCGAAATCATCTCCTGGAAGCTCAGGCTGTTCATTCCGACCGGCGCGCATGGCGCGGCCATGCTGGCATTGCTTCTCGCTAGCCATACGCTGCTCGGCGTCACCGATCGATCGGCGGTTTGAGCGAGGGAGGCGACCATGACCGGCTCGGCATCCGA is a window encoding:
- a CDS encoding strawberry notch family protein; amino-acid sequence: MNIVTTTSAVARTAAPLAAAASDTLGAAQAIHQAAIQLLPFLELGKSVTTAALRVAMTDSFGGTDAQGFWVWKDAYEALEAVQILFLRRYGSAVLARSTSPEATLAMMKRVADLVPTHTRRSDESQAMQQLSTPLPLAFVTAHAAAISASDLILEPSAGTGLLAVHAEIARASLVLNELAATRADLLGLLFPRVPVFRHDAAHIDDHLNAGIEPSVVLMNPPFTVGAHVDGHVADAAWRHLSSAFARLRPGGRMVAITGTGLSPENPKWRPAFERLQQQGRVVFTAAIDGRVYARHGTTAETRLTVIDKIPATDPSGFVTSPGKADDVETLLSWVSDLPPRTPGGFPDSISALSNGVLHNAAMPMAARSAGRSAPIAVSPATRKAVSPARPVVRAKPTRPLVQDATPAVPLAYELRDWRPEEGGRLSDTIYEPYALQSIDIPRAKPHPTPLVQSAAMAAVAPPKPTYRPLLPDAIIDEGLLSAAQIESVIYAGEAHDGHLAGAWTVDETCDIVSAAPEGAENAVRFRRGWFLGDGTGCGKGRQVAGIILDNWLQGRRRAIWISKSDKLLEDAQRDWAALGQERLLVQPLSRYRQGTPIRLAEGILFTTYATLRSQERDGKKSRIAQIIDWVGKDFDGVIIFDEAHAMANAAGGKGERGDVAPSQQGKAGLRLQHALPDARVVYASATGATAVENLAYAQRLGIWGSEDFPFANRAEFVAAIEDGGVAAMEVFARDLKSLGLYTSRSLSYDGVEYDLLEHALTEEQIRIYNAYADAFQVIHNNLTAALEAANITSETGTLNRNAKAAARSAFESTKQRFFSHLITSMMTPTLIGAIEQDRADGHSSVVQIVSTGEALMERRLAEIPTEEWSDLHVDVTPREYVGGYLMHSFPTQLFEEYSDAEGNIYSRPVHDVDGNPVQCREAVRRRDEMIERIASLPPVGSALDQIIHHFGTDVVAEVTGRSRRIVKKTGRDGIDRLAVENRPGSANLAETQSFMDDDKSVLIFSDAGGTGRSYHADLGARNQRLRKHYLLEAGWRADNAIQGLGRTHRTNQAQPPLFRPMAANVKAGKRFLSTIARRLDTLGAITRGQRQTGGAGLFRAEDNLESPYARAALRQFYFLLHQGKIDGCSLTTFENATGLSLTTDEGGLRDELPPITTWLNRLLALRIETQNLLFKVFEQLMTAKVEGAIAAGIYDKGLETITAESITVNDRRTVYTHPVSGAQSHVLTVTRKDRIRPLGLADALAIARAEPQSVLLVNTRSSRAAIQLPTASLMLDDGAIEHRVRLLRPTDELRFGLDALAETHWQPADRKLFGELWQAEVAAVPEFTTSSFHIVSGLLLPIWRRLPEHDCQVYRIQTDAGERIIGRHIASTLVATLLRNLGIDHVPTLAPEEAWIGLIDGRISLQLADGLVLRRSRVMNDYRVELMGFTDAMIPRLKALGLISEIISWKLRLFIPTGAHGAAMLALLLASHTLLGVTDRSAV
- a CDS encoding DUF1419 domain-containing protein, with amino-acid sequence MTSHPPFRKVLEAVATREQMFQLFNHHKGNPTFDPLSGTPYACEWFEIGAPEYHFMLGLLPPLFQRTGMFGISEYKAGNVTSVFFAIRIRARERWFHGFCDLGDKRTPDMMRAAIIAHETGAVDSMTREEKLEAIWNATHSDSRGIAGETNPDAWPQEHHGKRTILVYAVGQGTTLRLLEDLSDEEIDSRMPAVRARRARKEGGNDAEPS
- a CDS encoding DUF6166 domain-containing protein produces the protein MPFYRGNPAGGRFVGTVLDDRGQLHGLDPRLDIRNHSPSGFAWGYSGSGPAQLALAILCDALGDDERAELLYQHFKDAVIARLDRDRHWILARRSVLDIVSRLENDVAS
- a CDS encoding DUF4262 domain-containing protein produces the protein MTAPGRMREVAQNIDAFGQHLFQIFGQGTAPGFTYTIGNADRGLPELLLIGDFPSRIAAGLLNELGAKMREDGKPLATGLIDIGWSIPVKIRRTGPLARTRYTIQVNRYLGHDCYSVLQVMVCDENGRYPGDPGCDHRYDVDRP